One window from the genome of Populus alba chromosome 15, ASM523922v2, whole genome shotgun sequence encodes:
- the LOC118057293 gene encoding receptor-like protein EIX2 — protein MLLINHDKSFHLLYVLIVLLLLMKLAPGFISGVKGATFGCIERERQALLKFKDGLIDDSGLLSTWGSEEEKRDCCKWRGVGCNNRTGHVTHLDLSGPTDWLPRLTGKISNSLVELQHLSYLNLRGSNFGGSHFPYFIGSLKKLRYLDLSSIGVTGTLSNQLWNLSRLLYLDLSYNQYVNFTSLDFLSNLFSLEYLDLSNNILSQATRWMQIINKFSFLKVLRLSECDLSNSSPPSLSFTNSSKSLAVIDLSENSLASSTFNWLSNFSNSLVDLNLRWATGSINLNQLSCFSSLEHLDLSGNDLSQTIGWLQLLYNLPRLHELRLRSCSLSIIGPTSPSLVNSSESLAVVDFSDNQLTSSIIYWLANFSNNLVDLHLSNNQLQGSIPEAFANMISLGTLDLSSNQLQGSIPDAFTNMTSLRALDLSSNQLQGDLSSFGCMCSLNVLYISKNNLTGELFQLFQDSHGCVENSLEILKLDENQLHGSVPDITRFTSMTELDLSRNQLNGSLPKRFSQRSELVFLYLNDNQLTGSLTDVTMLSSLRELVIANNRLDGNVSESIGSLSQLEKLLVGRNSLQGVMSEAHFSNLSKLTVLDLTGNSIALKFESNWAPSFQLFGIFLSSCNLGPRFPQWLRNQNNFVELHISNTRISYTIPNWFWNLSNSNLEYLDLSHNKMSGILPDFSSKYSNLQSIDLSSNQFEGPLPLFSSNTASTLFLSHNKFSGPASFLCNIGSDTLSVLDLSNNLLTGWIPDCLMNLGLGILNMASNNFSGKIPSSIGSMRNLQTLSLHNNSFVGELPLSLRNCTSLVFLDLSSNKFRGEIPGWIGESMPSLEVLSLQSNGFNGSIPPNLCHLSNILILDLSLNNISGIIPKCLNNLTSMVQETESEYSFANNAVLSQYLSARGGFSAYQNKIRVGWKGREDVYGSTLGLLRIIDFAGNKLKGEIPEEITGLLQLVALNLSGNNLTGEIPQKIGQLKQLESLDLSGNQLSGLIPITMADLSFLAFLDLSNNHLSGRIPSSTQLQSFNASAFTGNLALCGQPLLQKCPGDETNQSPPANDDNRGKEVVADEFMKWFCTAMGIGFSVFFWGVSGALLLKRSWRHAYFRFLDESWDWLYVKVALRKARIQREFQRLREHVLA, from the coding sequence ATGCTGCTGATAAATCACGACAAGTCGTTTCATCTTCTTTATGTGCTTATTGTGCTTCTGTTGCTCATGAAACTTGCTCCTGGGTTCATTTCTGGAGTGAAAGGGGCAACTTTCGGGTGCATAGAGAGGGAGAGACAAGCCCTTCTCAAGTTTAAAGATGGCCTTATTGATGACTCTGGTCTTCTTTCAACCTGGGGaagtgaagaagagaagagggattGCTGCAAATGGAGAGGAGTTGGATGCAACAATCGCACTGGTCATGTTACTCATCTTGATCTGAGTGGTCCGACTGACTGGCTCCCTCGCTTAACTGGTAAGATCAGTAATTCATTAGTGGAGTTGCAGCATTTGAGTTACCTGAATCTAAGAGGAAGTAATTTTGGAGGGAGTCATTTTCCATATTTCATTGGTTCTCTTAAAAAACTAAGATACCTGGATCTCTCTTCCATTGGTGTTACTGGAACTCTTTCAAATCAGCTCTGGAATCTCTCAAGATTACTATATCTTGATCTCAGTTATAATCAGTATGTTAACTTTACAAGTCTTGACTTCCTTTCCAATCTTTTTTCTCTTGAGTATCTTGATCTGAGTAATAACATTCTTAGTCAAGCCACTCGTTGGATgcaaataattaacaaattttcttttctaaaagtCTTACGGTTAAGTGAATGTGATCTTTCAAACAGCAGTcctccctctctttcttttaCAAATTCTTCTAAATCCCTAGCTGTCATTGATCTCTCTGAAAACTCTCTTGCTTCTTCAACATTCAATTGGTTGTCCAACTTTAGTAACAGCCTTGTTGATCTTAATCTTAGGTGGGCTACCGGTTCTATAAACCTCAATCAGCTTTcctgtttttcttctcttgaacATCTTGACCTGAGTGGCAATGACCTTAGTCAGACCATTGGCTGGCTGCAGTTGCTTTACAATCTCCCTCGCTTACATGAATTGAGGTTAAGGTCTTGTAGTCTTTCAATTATCGGTCCTACATCTCCTTCTCTTGTAAACTCATCTGAATCTCTTGCTGTCGTTGATTTCTCTGATAACCAGCTTACATCTTCAATAATTTATTGGTTGGCCAACTTTAGTAACAACCTTGTTGATCTTCACCTCTCAAATAACCAATTACAAGGCTCAATTCCAGAAGCTTTCGCAAACATGATTTCTCTTGGGACTCTTGATCTTTCCTCTAACCAATTACAAGGTTCAATTCCAGATGCTTTCACAAACATGACTTCTCTTAGAGCTCTTGATCTATCCTCTAACCAATTACAAGGCGATTTGAGTTCATTTGGGTGTATGTGCAGTTTAAATGTACTGTATATAAGTAAAAACAATCTCACTGGAGAGCTGTTTCAGTTGTTTCAAGACTCGCATGGATGCGTGGAGAACTCACTAGAGATTCTAAAACTAGACGAAAATCAGCTTCATGGTTCAGTGCCTGACATCACAAGATTCACTTCCATGACAGAGCTGGATCTCTCTCGGAATCAACTGAATGGATCTTTACCGAAACGATTTAGTCAACGTTCGGAACTTGTTTTCTTGTACTTGAATGACAACCAACTCACTGGATCACTTACGGATGTTACGATGCTTTCATCATTGAGAGAGTTGGTGATTGCTAACAATCGCTTAGATGGGAATGTTTCTGAAAGTATTGGAAGCCTATCTCAGCTCGAGAAATTGCTTGTTGGAAGGAATTCCCTACAAGGTGTGATGTCTGAAGCTCACTTTTCAAATCTCTCCAAATTAACGGTATTGGATTTAACCGGTAACTCCATAGCTTTGAAATTTGAGTCTAACTGGGCCCCTTCTTTTCAATTGTTTGGTATATTTCTTTCATCTTGTAATTTGGGTCCTCGTTTCCCTCAATGGTTgcgaaatcaaaataatttcgtGGAGCTGCATATCTCGAACACAAGAATTTCATATACAATCCCTAATTGGTTTTGGAACTTGTCCAATTCCAACTTGGAATACTTAGACCTTTCTCACAACAAGATGAGTGGAATTTTGCCAGATTTCTCATCAAAATATTCCAATCTCCAAAGCATAGATTTGAGTTCCAACCAGTTTGAGGGTCCATTACCACTTTTTTCATCAAATACCGCATCAACCTTGTTTCTCTCTCACAATAAGTTTTCAGGTCCAGCTTCTTTTCTATGTAATATTGGAAGTGATACCTTAAGTGTCCTTGACCTCTCAAATAACCTGTTGACGGGATGGATTCCTGATTGTTTAATGAATTTAGGTCTAGGTATTCTGAATATGGCCAGCAACAACTTTTCAGGTAAAATTCCCAGCTCCATTGGATCAATGCGCAATCTTCAAACATTGAGTTTGCATAATAATAGCTTTGTTGGAGAATTACCTTTGTCTTTGAGGAATTGTACTTCTCTAGTATTTTTAGATCTGAGCTCAAATAAGTTTCGAGGAGAAATACCAGGCTGGATAGGAGAAAGCATGCCCTCTCTGGAAGTCCTTTCCCTACAATCTAATGGATTCAATGGAAGCATACCGCCAAATCTATGTCACCTATCAAATATTCTGATCTTGGACCTATCTCTAAACAATATCTCAGGAATCATTCCAAAGTGCCTCAATAACCTCACTTCCATGGTTCAAGAAACGGAGTCAGAATATTCCTTCGCGAATAATGCTGTTCTTAGTCAGTATCTCAGTGCAAGAGGTGGCTTTAGTGCATATCAGAATAAGATCAGGGTTGGATGGAAAGGAAGAGAGGATGTTTATGGAAGCACACTAGGACTTTTGAGGATCATTGATTTTGcaggaaataaattaaaaggtgaAATTCCGGAAGAAATAACAGGACTCTTACAGTTGGTTGCACTGAATTTATCCGGAAATAATTTGACTGGAGAAATCCCTCAAAAGATTGGGCAGTTGAAACAGTTGGAATCACTTGATTTGTCAGGAAACCAATTATCAGGATTGATTCCTATCACAATGGCTGATCTAAGTTTTCTGGCTTTCTTGGACCTCTCCAACAATCACTTGTCGGGGAGGATTCCGTCAAGCACTCAGCTGCAAAGCTTTAATGCTTCAGCATTTACTGGTAACCTTGCATTGTGCGGGCAGCCACTCTTACAGAAATGCCCTGGAGATGAGACGAATCAAAGTCCACCTGCTAATGATGACAACCGAGGCAAAGAAGTCGTTGCTGATGAATTCATGAAATGGTTTTGTACTGCTATGGGAATTGGTTTTAGTGTATTCTTTTGGGGAGTTTCAGGTGCTTTACTGCTAAAACGTTCCTGGAGACATGCCTATTTCCGGTTCTTGGATGAATCATGGGACTGGCTCTATGTGAAGGTAGCACTGCGCAAGGCACGAATTCAACGAGAATTTCAGAGGCTGCGAGAGCACGTTCTTGCTTAG